In a genomic window of Ranitomeya imitator isolate aRanImi1 chromosome 5, aRanImi1.pri, whole genome shotgun sequence:
- the LOC138637675 gene encoding trichohyalin-like: MKVRREEKGRIEEKGSKVEKVRREEKVRGEEKVRREEKVRREEKVRREEKVGGEEKVRREEKVRREKKVMREMKGRREMKVRRKWGEKRKGGERRKRGESEERREKKVRREEKEEKGEKRKGGERRKEKRVRREEKGRREEKVRREEKVRREEKVRREEKVRREEKVRREEKVGREEKARREEKVRRDEKGERKESEERREREERGESEERRESEERKESERGESEERGESGERTEREERKESEIRESEERESEKRKESERGESEERREREEKVRKEKVRREEKGRIEEKGSKVEKVRREEKVRGEEKVRREEKVRREEKVRREEKVGGEEKVRREEKVRREKKVMREMKGRREMKVRRKWGEKRKGGERRKRREERRERGERREEKGRREEKVKREKKVRREEKEEKGRREEKGRGEEEVRREEKARREEKARRKGGEEKVRREKKVRG; the protein is encoded by the exons ATGAAAgtgaggagagaagagaaagggaggaTAGAAGAGAAAGGGAGTAAAGTGGAGAAAGTGAGGAGAGAGGAGAAAGTGAGGGGAGAAGAGAAAGTGAGGAGAGAAGAGAAAGTGAGGAGAGAGGAGAAAGTGAGGAGAGAGGAGAAAGTGGGGGGAGAAGAGAAAGTGAGGAGAGAAGAGAAAGTGAGGAGAGAAAAGAAGGTGATGAGAGAAATGAAAGGGAGGAGAGAAATGAAAGTGAGGAGAAAGtggggagagaagagaaagggaggaGAGAGGAGAAAGCGAGGAGAAAGCGAAGAGAGGAGAGAAAAGAAAgtgaggagagaagagaaagaggagaaaggagagaagagaaagggaggaGAGAGGAGAAA AGAAAAGAGAgtgaggagagaagagaaagggaggagagaggagaaagtgaggagagaagagaaagtgaggagagaggagaaagtgaggagagaggagaaagtgaggagagaggagaaagtgaggagagaggagaaagtggggagagaggagaaagcgAGGAGAGAAGAGAAAGTGAGGAGAGACGAAAAAGGGGAGAGAAAAGAGAgtgaggagagaagagaaagggaggaGAGAGGAGAAAGTGAGGAGAGAAGAGAAAGTGAGGAGAGAAAAGAAAGTGAGAGAGGAGAAAGTGAGGAGAGAGGAGAAAGTGGGGAGAGAACAGAAAGAGAGGAGAGAAAAGAAAGTGAGATAAGAGAAAGTGAGGAGAGAGAAAGTGAGAAGAGAAAAGAAAGTGAGAGAGGAGAAAgtgaggagagaagagaaagagaggagAAAGTGAGGAAAGAAAAAgtgaggagagaagagaaagggaggaTAGAAGAGAAAGGGAGTAAAGTGGAGAAAGTGAGGAGAGAGGAGAAAGTGAGGGGAGAAGAGAAAGTGAGGAGAGAAGAGAAAGTGAGGAGAGAGGAGAAAGTGAGGAGAGAGGAGAAAGTGGGGGGAGAAGAGAAAGTGAGGAGAGAAGAGAAAGTGAGGAGAGAAAAGAAAGTGATGAGAGAAATGAAAGGGAGGAGAGAAATGAAAGTGAGGAGAAAGtggggagagaagagaaagggaggagagaggagaaagcgaagagaggagagaagagaaagaggagaaaggagagaagagaaagggaggaGAGAGGAGAAAGTGAAGAGAGAAAAGAAAgtgaggagagaagagaaagaggagaaagggaggagagaggagaaagggaggggagaagaggaagtgaggagagAAGAGAAAGCGAGGAGAGAAGAGAAAGCGAGGAGAAAGGGAGGAGAAGAGAAAGTGAGGAGAGAAAAGAAAGTGAGGGGATAG